In Mycoplasma suis str. Illinois, a single window of DNA contains:
- a CDS encoding restriction endonuclease subunit S domain-containing protein has translation MFAILVTRMGKFIARVCKGKFEVSDGCFLVVPKVKNQIYFLLEAINLIIFELHKNCPGVKVLKEFEFKPTVIAIPEEKLLEKFNNICENIQLKIENLQKNIERLEKIKNDLFKMIFSRKIAIN, from the coding sequence ATGTTCGCAATTTTGGTCACAAGAATGGGTAAATTTATTGCTAGAGTTTGTAAAGGAAAATTTGAAGTTAGTGATGGTTGTTTTCTTGTTGTACCTAAAGTGAAAAATCAAATTTATTTTTTATTAGAAGCTATAAATTTAATAATTTTTGAACTTCATAAAAATTGTCCCGGAGTAAAAGTATTGAAAGAATTTGAATTTAAACCAACTGTAATTGCAATTCCTGAAGAAAAATTATTAGAAAAATTCAACAATATTTGCGAAAATATTCAACTCAAAATTGAAAACTTACAAAAAAATATTGAAAGACTTGAAAAGATCAAAAATGATCTTTTCAAAATGATTTTTAGTAGAAAAATAGCAATAAACTAA
- a CDS encoding restriction endonuclease subunit S — MSTKNKWELTTLDKLGKISSGKPYDRKYEFNPKLHEKSIPFVGVKEVGQSRLHILESDRHCFLNNLSKKGNKLFSKNTVCISIYGSYPGESALLKSDAFLSTSVFAFSHYENISNPKFIKYCLDSQRKTFSSISATTTIRKALPTYQLFSIKFPCPPQGEQERIGDTLSAYDELIENNERQIEVLQGVRTAIFKEWFINLRFPNYLTYEAERERERERVVYLILDNIKKLKRLQQSLKEKNLQNLL, encoded by the coding sequence ATGTCCACAAAAAACAAATGAGAACTAACTACTTTAGATAAGTTAGGAAAAATATCATCCGGAAAGCCTTATGACAGAAAATATGAATTTAATCCTAAATTACATGAAAAATCTATTCCATTTGTTGGAGTCAAAGAAGTTGGTCAAAGTAGATTGCACATCTTAGAATCCGATAGACATTGTTTCCTCAATAATCTTTCTAAGAAGGGGAACAAATTATTTTCAAAAAATACAGTTTGTATTTCTATTTATGGAAGTTATCCTGGAGAATCAGCATTATTAAAAAGTGATGCTTTTTTATCTACAAGTGTTTTTGCTTTTTCTCATTATGAAAATATTTCTAATCCTAAATTCATTAAGTATTGTTTGGATTCTCAAAGAAAAACATTTTCATCTATTTCTGCAACAACTACTATCAGAAAAGCTTTGCCAACTTATCAATTATTTTCAATTAAATTCCCATGCCCCCCCCAGGGAGAGCAAGAGAGAATTGGAGACACTCTCTCAGCCTATGATGAACTAATTGAAAATAATGAAAGACAAATAGAAGTACTTCAAGGAGTAAGGACTGCTATTTTTAAGGAATGATTCATTAACTTAAGATTTCCTAACTATCTAACTTATGAAGCTGAGAGAGAGAGAGAGAGAGAGAGAGTAGTCTACCTGATTCTTGACAATATCAAAAAATTGAAGAGATTGCAACAATCACTAAAGGAGAAAAATCTGCAAAACTTGCTGTAA
- a CDS encoding restriction endonuclease subunit S domain-containing protein codes for MKVLRSNLLFGLNVLIPNDKTLEKFNNIYENIQLKIENLIKRIEKLEVMKDDLHKMIFSQKISVI; via the coding sequence ATGAAAGTTTTGAGATCAAATTTATTGTTTGGTTTAAATGTTTTGATTCCTAACGACAAAACATTAGAGAAATTCAACAATATTTATGAAAATATTCAACTCAAAATTGAAAACTTAATCAAAAGGATTGAAAAACTAGAAGTAATGAAAGATGATTTACACAAAATGATCTTTAGTCAAAAAATATCAGTTATTTAG
- a CDS encoding restriction endonuclease subunit S: protein MFSKWNLTTLYKLGKISKGIQKHKPNFDPSLFEDGKIPLVGCKEVSNSNLRILSCDRHYNSKGLSQSKLFPKNTVCIVEGGNSSTDTAILKYSSCLSADLHGFNSFEGISDPRFIKYCFDYPKMKEKLMKLAKSTTAQPHLTLSRLLSVKFPCPPQEEQERIGDTLSAYDELIENNEKQIGVLQAIRTAIFKEWFINLRFPDYLTYEAERERERESYLILDNINNFKKLLKLLEVRNYLNLLLHSGFTPFSLHL from the coding sequence ATGTTTTCTAAGTGAAATCTAACAACTTTATATAAGTTAGGAAAAATTTCTAAAGGAATTCAAAAACATAAACCTAACTTTGATCCTTCTTTATTTGAAGATGGAAAAATCCCTTTAGTCGGTTGTAAAGAAGTTAGTAATAGTAATTTAAGGATTTTGAGTTGTGATAGACACTACAACTCAAAGGGATTAAGTCAAAGTAAATTATTTCCCAAAAATACTGTCTGTATAGTTGAGGGAGGAAACTCCTCAACTGATACAGCTATTCTTAAATATTCATCTTGTCTATCTGCGGATTTACATGGATTCAATTCTTTCGAAGGGATCTCTGATCCCCGTTTCATTAAATATTGTTTTGATTATCCAAAGATGAAAGAAAAACTAATGAAGTTAGCTAAATCAACTACTGCTCAACCTCACTTAACTCTTTCTAGATTACTTTCTGTCAAGTTCCCATGCCCCCCCCAGGAAGAGCAAGAGAGAATTGGAGACACTCTCTCAGCCTATGATGAACTAATCGAAAATAATGAGAAACAAATAGGAGTTTTACAAGCTATAAGAACTGCTATTTTTAAGGAATGATTCATTAACTTGAGATTTCCTGACTACTTAACTTATGAAGCTGAGAGAGAGAGAGAGAGAGAGAGCTACCTGATTCTTGACAATATCAACAACTTCAAGAAGTTGCTGAAGTTACTAGAGGTGAGGAATTATCTAAATTTGCTACTCCATTCGGGATTTACCCCTTTTTCACTTCATCTATAA